From a region of the Paenibacillus sp. FSL R10-2734 genome:
- a CDS encoding amino acid ABC transporter permease: MNMDYIIQIAGPMLEGARTTVLLFLIVILVSIPLGFLVTLMAKSVIKPLAWIAHSYIYVMRGTPLLLQLLFFCFGLPQIPVIGEYLVMDRFVAASLGFILNYGAYFAEIFRGGMLSIDKGQHEAAKVLGLSKWQTLRKVILAQMFRVALPAVANESISLVKDTALLYAVAVPELLNYAKTAVNRDFTVTPFVVAGVIYLLMTLVLTLFFKALEKRFKFE; the protein is encoded by the coding sequence ATGAATATGGATTATATTATACAAATTGCTGGGCCGATGTTGGAAGGTGCACGTACGACTGTTTTATTGTTCCTAATAGTTATTTTAGTGTCGATTCCGCTCGGGTTCCTAGTCACTTTGATGGCGAAGAGTGTAATCAAACCCTTGGCATGGATTGCGCATAGCTATATCTATGTCATGCGGGGAACGCCTCTTTTATTGCAATTGTTGTTCTTTTGCTTTGGTTTACCACAGATTCCGGTGATTGGAGAATATCTGGTCATGGACCGTTTCGTTGCGGCGAGTCTTGGATTTATTCTTAACTACGGAGCATATTTCGCAGAGATCTTCCGTGGGGGCATGCTCTCTATTGATAAAGGGCAGCATGAAGCAGCAAAGGTACTTGGACTGAGTAAATGGCAAACGCTGCGCAAGGTAATTCTAGCTCAAATGTTCAGGGTAGCTTTGCCAGCTGTGGCAAACGAATCGATCTCTTTGGTCAAAGATACGGCTTTACTGTACGCCGTTGCTGTACCTGAGCTACTGAACTATGCCAAAACAGCAGTAAATCGAGATTTTACAGTAACCCCCTTCGTAGTGGCGGGAGTGATTTATTTATTGATGACGCTGGTATTAACATTATTCTTCAAAGCACTGGAGAAACGTTTCAAATTCGAGTAG
- a CDS encoding amino acid ABC transporter substrate-binding protein, translating to MKKNVLLVLFMIMVIVAISGCSSSGSKDGKLVIGIDDKFAPMGFRDENNEIVGFDIDYAKAAAEKMGKEITFQPIDWSAKESELNSGRIDMIWNGYTITDERKEKVLFTKPYLENSQVVVVLADSSISKLKDLAGKEVGLQSLSSAADALNANPIKDQIANLSEFPDNVLALTDLKTKRLDGVVIDEVVARYYMSKEPNTFKLLDESLAPEQYGIGIKKGNESLLEELQKALDEMNSDGAAAEISTKWFGENKVLK from the coding sequence ATGAAGAAAAATGTATTATTGGTATTATTTATGATTATGGTAATTGTAGCTATATCAGGTTGCTCGTCTTCTGGAAGTAAGGATGGAAAGTTGGTTATCGGAATCGATGATAAGTTCGCTCCGATGGGCTTTAGAGATGAGAACAACGAAATCGTTGGTTTTGATATTGATTATGCCAAAGCTGCTGCTGAGAAAATGGGCAAAGAAATCACTTTCCAGCCGATTGACTGGTCAGCTAAGGAGTCAGAACTAAATAGCGGTCGCATTGATATGATTTGGAATGGTTATACCATCACGGATGAACGTAAGGAAAAGGTATTATTCACTAAGCCTTATCTTGAGAATAGTCAGGTAGTAGTCGTATTAGCGGATTCATCGATTTCGAAGCTAAAGGATCTGGCTGGTAAAGAGGTAGGTCTCCAAAGTCTGTCCTCCGCTGCCGATGCTTTAAATGCAAATCCGATTAAAGACCAAATCGCTAATCTATCGGAATTCCCGGATAACGTATTGGCGCTCACTGACTTGAAGACTAAGCGTCTGGACGGTGTAGTAATTGATGAAGTCGTGGCGAGATATTACATGTCAAAAGAGCCTAATACCTTTAAACTCTTGGATGAATCGCTTGCACCTGAGCAATACGGTATCGGAATCAAGAAAGGCAATGAGAGTTTGTTAGAGGAGCTACAGAAAGCACTGGATGAAATGAACAGTGATGGTGCGGCTGCAGAAATTTCTACAAAGTGGTTTGGTGAGAACAAGGTGTTGAAATAG
- a CDS encoding polysaccharide deacetylase family protein, with translation MFKKKVWLLFIVFFVCAGLVREIDSVNAAGAGSLKLGVNDKLTNINAVSIKDTYFVPLRDLSLETNLVLTLHADGINVKGNNGSIRLMNDRSTATLLNGKKISLVTFLENGRTMVPVKMTTHLGFSISYKPAESLLRVHNSGAKLSDTAFVTQHKKALQANATTGTTGKKGKAVYLSFDDGPSATTSQLLDILAKYNAKATFFMLGPNMNEHASQVKRLVNEGHAPGLHGMTHVKDKFYASPTSALKEMNNDNAILKKITGQSTTLIRTPYGSKPYLTKPFRDKLLTQGYHLWDWNVDSEDWRYKNDSNSIYNTVMREVHSLKKSAPVILMHDQKATLKVLPRILETLKKEGYEFHIITSDMTPNNFWKDHR, from the coding sequence ATGTTTAAAAAGAAAGTTTGGCTATTATTTATAGTGTTTTTCGTATGTGCTGGTTTGGTACGAGAGATAGATTCAGTGAATGCTGCGGGCGCAGGATCCCTGAAATTAGGGGTGAATGATAAATTAACTAACATTAATGCAGTTTCGATAAAGGATACGTATTTTGTTCCACTGCGTGATTTGTCACTTGAAACGAATCTGGTTCTAACTCTTCATGCTGATGGGATAAATGTTAAGGGGAACAACGGATCCATTAGACTGATGAATGATCGTTCAACAGCTACTCTTCTTAATGGAAAAAAAATATCCTTGGTTACTTTTCTGGAAAATGGAAGAACGATGGTTCCAGTAAAGATGACCACTCATCTTGGATTTTCAATTTCGTATAAGCCAGCTGAATCATTATTAAGAGTTCATAATTCCGGTGCTAAGTTAAGCGATACTGCGTTTGTAACTCAACATAAGAAGGCTTTGCAGGCAAATGCAACTACAGGTACGACAGGTAAGAAGGGAAAAGCCGTATATCTTAGCTTTGATGATGGACCATCCGCTACAACCTCTCAACTACTTGATATATTGGCGAAGTATAATGCTAAAGCTACCTTTTTTATGCTAGGACCTAATATGAACGAGCACGCGTCCCAAGTGAAACGCTTAGTGAACGAAGGACATGCGCCTGGTTTACACGGTATGACACATGTGAAAGATAAATTTTATGCTTCTCCGACTTCTGCGTTGAAAGAAATGAATAACGATAATGCGATTCTGAAGAAGATTACCGGTCAAAGTACAACATTGATTCGTACACCTTATGGTAGTAAACCTTATTTAACAAAACCTTTTAGAGATAAGTTACTAACTCAGGGCTATCATCTGTGGGATTGGAACGTTGACTCTGAGGATTGGAGATATAAGAATGATAGTAATTCTATCTATAACACGGTTATGAGAGAGGTTCACAGTCTGAAGAAGAGTGCTCCAGTAATTCTAATGCATGATCAAAAGGCTACACTTAAAGTTCTTCCGCGTATCCTAGAGACGCTGAAGAAAGAGGGCTACGAGTTCCATATCATTACTTCAGATATGACACCTAACAACTTCTGGAAGGATCATCGTTAA
- the qoxA gene encoding cytochrome aa3 quinol oxidase subunit II encodes MNKKGPLYALFLSLILLLPGCSSIAVLNPKGPAARTLSDTIILSIVVMLGVLAVVYILYVFVLLKYRAKKSNEGYIPPHEEGNKWLEAIWITIPIIIVAFLSVVTVKTTVDVENVAADYKDQKPLVIYASSSNWKWHFSYPEEGIETVNYVNIPVHRAVEFRLYSFGTISSLWIPQLGGQKYAMSDMLTTLHLSADTVGSYVGRNANFNGKGFAHMEFEALAMTDADYQEWVKDVKETAGPLSEEEFKNLLEMEHVGRKTYTNTHLSFSPPPGDHGDHMGTNGTEKDTDNGNTEHQDNKEIHPSPAPSSETEFDSVPNPELDDESATHEGH; translated from the coding sequence ATGAACAAAAAGGGACCGTTATACGCTTTATTTCTCAGCCTAATTTTACTCTTGCCAGGATGCAGTTCAATCGCTGTTCTAAATCCGAAGGGGCCGGCTGCGAGAACTCTGTCTGACACGATCATCCTCTCCATTGTTGTGATGCTCGGTGTTCTGGCAGTTGTCTACATCTTATATGTCTTCGTACTTTTGAAGTACCGTGCCAAGAAAAGCAACGAAGGTTACATTCCTCCACACGAGGAAGGAAACAAATGGCTCGAGGCCATCTGGATTACCATTCCAATTATTATCGTGGCATTCCTATCGGTGGTTACTGTCAAAACGACAGTAGATGTAGAGAACGTTGCAGCGGATTATAAAGATCAGAAACCGCTTGTAATTTATGCTTCCTCCTCCAACTGGAAATGGCATTTCAGCTATCCTGAGGAAGGTATTGAAACCGTAAACTATGTGAACATCCCAGTTCACCGCGCTGTAGAGTTCAGATTGTACTCTTTCGGTACGATCTCGAGTCTCTGGATCCCACAATTGGGTGGACAAAAGTACGCGATGAGCGATATGTTAACAACCCTTCATCTTTCAGCCGATACTGTAGGCTCTTATGTCGGAAGAAATGCGAACTTTAATGGTAAGGGTTTTGCCCACATGGAGTTTGAGGCACTTGCGATGACGGATGCGGATTATCAGGAATGGGTGAAAGACGTTAAAGAAACGGCAGGCCCACTATCCGAAGAAGAATTCAAGAACCTTCTGGAAATGGAACATGTCGGACGTAAAACATACACCAACACCCACTTATCCTTTAGCCCTCCTCCAGGGGACCATGGCGACCATATGGGTACTAATGGTACAGAAAAGGATACGGATAACGGAAACACAGAACATCAGGACAATAAAGAAATTCATCCCTCTCCTGCACCATCCAGTGAGACGGAATTCGACAGCGTACCTAATCCGGAACTGGATGATGAGAGCGCAACACATGAAGGACATTAG
- the qoxB gene encoding cytochrome aa3 quinol oxidase subunit I, producing the protein MDWDKFKVHGEPLIYGAMASIVLATIGIIVGLTYFKKWGYLWREWLTTVDHKRIGIMYILAALLMLFRGGVDAIMMKLQTAAPDMKFLDAQHYNEVFTTHGLIMILFMAMPFIIGLMNVIVPLQIGARDVAFPRLNAVSFWLFFFGAMLLNISFVIGGSPDAGWSAYFPLASLEFSPTVGNNYYSLALQISGIGTLITGVNFIVTILKMRAPGMKLMKMPMFTWSVLITNVIIVFAFPVLTVALALMMFDRLFGSQFFTMANGGMDMLWANLFWVWGHPEVYIVVLPAFGIYSEIIATFSKKNLYGYTSMVFSMLIISLLSFLVWAHHFYTMGQGAMVNSFFSITTMAIAVPTGVKIFNWLFTLRKGRISFTTPMLYSLAFIPIFTIGGVTGVMLAMASADYQYHNTMFLVAHFHYVLIPGAVFAVIAGFHYWFPKVFGFRLNERLGKHAFWWIVISFNVSFFPLFLLGLMGMTRRQYTYSAETGFGPLSMVSFVGAIGLVVGFVILVYNIYWSTRYEPRDTDGDPWDARTLEWATKSPIPAYNFAVVPNVKTRDAYWSAKQDKVPLFEDKITKIHMPSNTGKPFILGVIFFIAGFSLVFSLWIPAILSGVGILIVMAAMSFDRDHGFYIPAEEVIATEKKLRGETV; encoded by the coding sequence ATGGATTGGGATAAATTTAAGGTCCACGGCGAACCCTTGATATACGGAGCCATGGCAAGTATTGTTCTGGCTACAATCGGGATTATCGTTGGCCTGACCTATTTTAAAAAATGGGGATATTTATGGCGCGAATGGTTAACTACAGTTGACCACAAACGTATTGGGATTATGTATATCCTCGCTGCGCTACTTATGCTTTTCCGCGGCGGCGTTGACGCTATTATGATGAAGCTGCAAACAGCGGCTCCAGACATGAAATTTCTTGACGCACAGCATTACAATGAGGTATTTACAACCCACGGCTTGATTATGATTCTCTTCATGGCTATGCCGTTTATTATCGGTCTGATGAACGTTATCGTTCCGCTGCAAATCGGTGCTAGAGACGTTGCCTTCCCACGTCTGAACGCTGTCAGCTTCTGGCTCTTCTTCTTCGGTGCCATGCTGCTTAACATTTCATTTGTTATTGGGGGATCGCCAGATGCTGGTTGGTCCGCTTACTTCCCACTAGCAAGTCTAGAGTTTAGTCCAACGGTGGGTAACAACTATTATTCACTCGCTCTACAAATATCAGGTATCGGTACACTCATTACAGGCGTTAACTTTATTGTAACGATTCTGAAAATGCGCGCACCAGGCATGAAGCTGATGAAAATGCCAATGTTTACTTGGTCCGTACTGATTACGAACGTAATCATCGTATTCGCTTTCCCAGTGCTTACGGTAGCGCTCGCTTTGATGATGTTCGACCGATTATTCGGATCTCAATTCTTCACGATGGCCAACGGCGGTATGGATATGTTATGGGCCAACCTTTTCTGGGTATGGGGACATCCAGAAGTATATATCGTTGTATTGCCGGCATTTGGTATTTATAGTGAAATTATCGCCACCTTCTCCAAAAAGAATCTGTATGGTTACACATCCATGGTCTTCAGTATGTTGATCATTTCCCTCTTGTCCTTCTTAGTATGGGCTCACCATTTCTATACAATGGGTCAAGGCGCAATGGTAAACAGCTTCTTCTCAATTACAACCATGGCCATTGCGGTACCAACAGGTGTGAAAATATTTAACTGGCTGTTCACCTTACGAAAAGGGCGAATATCATTTACGACACCAATGCTTTATTCGCTTGCCTTTATCCCGATCTTTACGATTGGTGGAGTAACAGGTGTCATGCTGGCTATGGCCAGCGCCGATTACCAGTATCATAATACGATGTTCCTAGTAGCGCATTTCCACTACGTACTCATTCCAGGTGCTGTATTCGCCGTTATCGCAGGTTTCCACTACTGGTTCCCTAAAGTATTCGGCTTCCGCTTGAATGAACGTCTAGGCAAGCACGCTTTCTGGTGGATTGTTATTTCCTTTAACGTATCGTTCTTCCCACTCTTCCTTCTCGGTCTAATGGGTATGACCCGCCGACAATATACTTACTCTGCGGAAACCGGCTTTGGTCCGCTAAGTATGGTCTCGTTCGTAGGGGCGATTGGTCTTGTTGTCGGATTTGTCATTCTGGTTTATAACATTTACTGGAGTACACGTTACGAGCCAAGAGATACCGATGGAGATCCATGGGATGCACGTACACTGGAGTGGGCAACGAAAAGTCCGATTCCAGCTTACAACTTCGCAGTGGTTCCAAACGTAAAAACACGCGATGCCTACTGGTCTGCTAAACAAGATAAAGTACCACTCTTTGAAGATAAGATTACTAAGATTCATATGCCTAGCAATACAGGAAAGCCATTTATTCTAGGTGTTATCTTCTTCATCGCAGGATTCTCACTGGTATTCAGTCTCTGGATTCCAGCTATACTCTCGGGAGTAGGTATCCTCATCGTAATGGCTGCTATGTCCTTCGATCGGGATCACGGATTCTACATCCCAGCAGAAGAAGTTATTGCTACTGAAAAGAAATTGCGGGGTGAGACAGTATGA